The window AGATGTCGTGGGTGAAATGGGATAAAGTTTTGGCTTCGTTTGAAAATGGCGGTTTGAATACTGGGAGTTTAAAAGCGTTTAATATTGCACTCGTCCTTAAATGGAAGTGGAGATATCTCACTAAACCCGACGATCTTTGGGTGAAAATAATTAAATCTATCCACGGCCAAAGTTTCGATAAGGTTCAAGATAATTATCCGAGTGTTTGGTCCAACATTGTGTCGACTAGCTTTAAACATACTACCAACGGCAATATTCCGGCTAATCTGTTCAGCTTACAAGTCGGTAATGGAGCGAACATTAGTTTTTGGAACGATTTATGGTGCGGGAACGATACTCTAGCTAATCGGTACAATCGTATTTATCATCTGGACGTTTAAAAATGACTCTATAGCGAATAAATGTAGAAATGGAGTTTGGACTTGGACATGGTCCAGGGAACATGGGTCCAGACAAATTCAGCTATTTAATGCGTTGGTCCAGGACATTGATAGTGTGACGTTATCAGACCGAGACGATTGCTGGTCTTGCTTGATTTCGGTCGATGGTATATACACTGTTAAGAGTGTACGCGATTATATTGACTACAAAATCCTCCCTGTTTCGAATTCTAAGACTTCTTGGTATAAGTTTCTACCTAGAAAAGTCAATGTGTTTCTTTGGAGGTTTAGGCTCGATTCATTATCGGTTCGTTGGAATCTTTCAGCGAAAGGAATCGATATCAACTCTGTTGTTTGCCCCGTTTCTACTAATGGTGTTGAGACTTGTGATCATCTTTTTTTCAGTTGTTCGTTGGCATCGGATCTATGGCGTCTTTTACGGGTGTGGTTAAATTGTGGTTTGCCTCCTTTGACTTCATGGGACACATTCATTGTTTGGTTAGAGGGGGTTCAATTATCATGTGTTCAAAAGAAGAAAGTGATAGTTTCGGTGGTCACTCTGTTATGGACGTTATGGTGATTTCGAAACGGCGTTGTTTTTAATGATGCTTTTTGTAATAGAGATAGTCTTTTTCATGTTATTAGATTATTTTCTTTTCGTTAGTTAAAACATAGGGGCAAGTTAGTTTCCAATTGGAACACTTGGCTCTCTATGCATTTGTAATTTCTCCCTTAGCGCCTTGTTAGGGagcgttttattaatataattattctttggccgtaaaaaaaacaaaatatatcaAGTAACTAACATTTAATTAGCGAGCTTTGATTTTGTAAACATAAAAAAATCAAGTTACCTTGTTACGATTTTTTTCATTAAATCGGTTCATTATCTATATTCcatagtatgtatatgtataaatacataaatgaactaataattaataaaacttatataattaTAAGACTTAAAAATAAGTTAATATCGAGATACTAACCAAAAAgatgaatcattattattattattattattattattattattattattattattattattattattattattattattattattattattattattattattattattattattattattatattattattattattattattattattattattattattattattattattattattattatatagtatggACTAGTATGGAGTACTAATTATTTCTGATATACGGGGTACTAACCAACTCAaatgggtgatgatatgtacacaaccatttTTTACACATACATAACTAAACATGCTTTATAATGTTGTACTGTACAGCACTGTAAAGTATATTTgattgtgtatgtgtaaaaattagttgtgtacatatcactccccaaCTCAAATGGGCCGGTCACTATCTATAAAATTGTTGTCTTATTGGGTCATTAATAGTAAATGGATTTTATGATTGGCTCACACCAAAAATATAATAGAATTATTAATTAAGGGGctcaataaattattattattattattattattattattattattattattattattattattattattattattattattattattattattattattattattattattattgttattattactctaTATACTATTAGATACAGTTGGGGTACTAATGATGAATAGTACCCCCAAATATGCTTTTAAAATGTTGTACATAGAGCTTTAAAAGTCGTACCCACTAGCAATCTTTTCTAAAAAATGTCAAATTACCCATACTTGAAGGGCTAAAATCAAAACCACCTAAACTCCAATAAAACAACTTTAAAAACCCCAAACAAATCTTCGACGGACCACATCTTCTCGCTCGCAATAAAACAACTTTAAAAACCCCAAACAAAACaacgttaaattttttcgaaaccACCGTTCAACTATATCTCAGGCTATTCATGCATattgttttttattattattattattatgtttcccCTTAGAGTCTCTTCTGAACTTTCGCTGCGAAGCACGGGCTCATTTACTAGTTTACACTATAAGTCTATTTTGAATGGTGTCACATGCACCCACTCGACAGCATTTACATGACTAATTATTAATGTCATTAGGCCTTACTTATGTAAGCCTCTACTCATAAAGTCAAGATAGTTACTAAACTACTTTTGAGTGTAGGACGTTATTCATTTAATGAGTGTACAATTCGTACCTTCTAACCCACTTTCAAGTAAAAGGATCAAATCCCTCAATTACATTAAATTATTAATAATCCTCTCCAATTTAGTGCAATTAGACTCATGAGAAATAAATAATTAAACAAAACTCATGTGTACTTGAAAATtctgaagattgaattttcaccttagtacattacacattaaAAATATTCGAGAATCGAGGTGTTATAAGAATTGAACTCTttaacccatttgaataactgaaaataatattcaaataagttttcaaatactctaaagctatcttgacactttacaagccatgtgtttATATTTATTCATGAATGGGGAAATTGACAAAAATCAACTTTTTAAAAACTTTTCAATAAAAATACACTTTTTACAACAACAAAAATTGTCAAAATATCACATTAGGTCAACCAAGTTTTGGTCAACCACCTCATAACATGGGTAGACCACCTTATTTTCTAAGCGGTCGACCAACTATTATCAAAGGTTTAGATGACCACAATATAATCTTGATTGACTACATAGTCGATCATCCTTACATTTAGGTCGACCAAATTTTACTCGACCACCAAAATTTAATATTGACGCTGATGCAAATTCTATTATTAACGGAGTCAACGTATGACTGTATGAGTCTAGATCACGTGATCATCCACCTACTACTACATATGATGGAACACGTGGCTGTTAGAAAAGGAGTGACAAAGTCTCCCCAAACACTTGGATTCCAGCCTCACTCTAGTCCACCATAAAGATTTATTTCGATCAGAACATGTGTGCATGAATTTTATTTCAGTTTAGCAGAAAGTGGGATAATGCTTTCAAAGAAGTACATGTGGTGGTCGACCGAAACTTGATCGACCAGAGTGTTATGAGGTGGTCGACCCATGTTATGAGGTGGTCGACCACTTTGAAAATGAGGTAGTTAACCCATGTTATGATGATGGCCGACCACTTTGAAAGTGAGGTGGTCGATCAAACATTGGTCAACCTAATCTGATATATTGACAATTGTTTTGTGAAAAGTGTATTTTTGTTGAAcattttttaaaaaagtgtatttttgtCAATTTCCCTTCATGAATGTATCCAAAGAAAAAAGTCTAAAGTTTTGTTGAAGTGGCAAAACTTCACATATATACATAAAAGTAGTtcacttcagtcatgcacctgctttGCACTTTTTAAATGAACAATTAAGAAGCTAAAATTCAACTTCACATTCAGCAGGTCCGGGTACATTCCTTACCTTAGGATGATACAAAAATTATGTACTCCAATTTCTAATCATAAGCCTTTTATATCAAATTCAGCTTTTGATTTTCATAAGAGAATTGAGTATCTTATAATTAGAAGTCTCTGCGAACTTTGAACCCATCCCCATAGCagacttgtcaaccaagtctctAACCAATCCCTTCGTAAGGTGATTAGCTAAATTCTTTTGCGACCTCAcaaacactatagaaatcacctcATTCATGACGAGTTAACGAAATCATGTTATGTCTGACACTTAAGTGTCTAGACTTCTCATTGTACATCTGGCTAGCTATAAGTCTTTGTCAATGTCGCGACACTATGATAATGGATAGACATGTGTGCAATATGTTTATGCCACAATGAAATCTCATAAATCAAGTTTCatagccattctgcttctttaccttCACCAGCTAATGCAAAAACACTCAGATTCCATTGTTGAGTTAGTAATACATGTTTCCTTCTTGGAAGCCATGAGATGGCACCTTCCCCAAGCATGAAAACCCAATCAGttgttgaagaatgatcttcaacaTTGGTTATCCacctcgcatcagaatatccttctatcaCCGAAGAAAATCCAGTATAAGATAAACTATAATCCATAATATTCTTCGCACGCCTAATTTCCTGCCAATGATGACGATTAGGATCATTAATGTTTCTACTCAATTTACCAACAGTTTAAACAATATtcggccttgtacaagtcatggcatACATCAAGAAGCCAATCACCTTAGAATACTCAATTTGTGATACAGCTTTACTTCTGTTAGGCATCAAAATCACACTTGGATCCGCAAGATGTACTCACAGAAGTACAATCAAAACAATTGAACTTCTTTAGCACTTTTTCAACATAATGAGATTGAGAAATAATTATTACATTGCTTTCACATTTGATCCTTATACCAAgtataacgtcagcctcccccatatctttcatgaaGAACTTTGATGACAAATTATTTTTCATTAAGTCAACCTGATTTTGATTAATCCCAAAGATCAACTCATTAGCATATAGACAAATAATAACTCCATTATCACAATCATCAAAGTTTCTATATACACATTTATCAACTGATTTAATTGGAAACCAACTGATAAAATTATCTTGTCAAACTTTTGATTCCATTGCTTAGGTGCTTATTTTAGTTCGTATAAGGACTTCACAATCATGCACACCTTGCCTTTATTACACGGCATAACGAAGCcttgaggttggttcatataaacctccttgtcacaccccccaaaatggactaggggtaattgtgaccaatcatatcataacacagttgtataaacgagaacgactctatatgagactttttaaataaaacctttgttaataaaacagcggaagcagtaatacatgtttacattattattaaaacgtaaaataaatgtttataaactaaaatataatatgcgatgtggact of the Rutidosis leptorrhynchoides isolate AG116_Rl617_1_P2 chromosome 5, CSIRO_AGI_Rlap_v1, whole genome shotgun sequence genome contains:
- the LOC139849918 gene encoding secreted RxLR effector protein 161-like — protein: MGEADVILGIRIKCESNVIIISQSHYVEKVLKKFNCFDCTSEIRRAKNIMDYSLSYTGFSSVIEGYSDARWITNVEDHSSTTDWVFMLGEGAISWLPRRKHVLLTQQWNLSVFALAGEGKEAEWL
- the LOC139849917 gene encoding uncharacterized protein, whose protein sequence is MSWVKWDKVLASFENGGLNTGSLKAFNIALVLKWKWRYLTKPDDLWVKIIKSIHGQSFDKVQDNYPSVWSNIVSTSFKHTTNGNIPANLFSLQVGNGANISFWNDLWCGNDTLANREHGSRQIQLFNALVQDIDSVTLSDRDDCWSCLISVDGIYTVKSVRDYIDYKILPVSNSKTSWYKFLPRKVNVFLWRFRLDSLSVRWNLSAKGIDINSVVCPVSTNGVETCDHLFFSCSLASDLWRLLRVWLNCGLPPLTSWDTFIVWLEGVQLSCVQKKKVIVSVVTLLWTLW